The following coding sequences are from one Bradyrhizobium sp. 200 window:
- a CDS encoding acyl-CoA dehydrogenase family protein has product MLQNRPVFDEEHALLRESVRRFAAARIQPHFQEWEKAGIIDRSLWPVAGQAGLLCPQVPEQYGGIGGDFRHNAVVIEELAYSGFAGPATDFSVHSDVCCGYLLHYGTEEQKKKWLPRMVAGEAVCAIAMTEPGTGSDLQGIRTRAIREGDEYVISGQKTFISNGQMCDLVIAVVRTNPDGGSRGMSLVLVETQREGFRHGRNLDKLGHLSSDTSELFFDQVRVPVSNLLGSEGGAMAALMSELPQERLTIALHSIAAAQKAFDITKDYVSERKAFGQAIGTFQNTRFKLADLKSDLLVGWAYLDQCLAQHVRGELTTYAASTAKLWTTEMHGRLVDQCLQFFGGYGFMREYEICRLFADARVLRIYGGTSEIMRELISRSL; this is encoded by the coding sequence ATGCTGCAAAATCGCCCGGTATTCGACGAAGAGCACGCCCTCTTACGCGAAAGCGTTCGCCGCTTTGCGGCAGCGAGGATACAGCCGCATTTTCAGGAATGGGAAAAAGCCGGGATCATTGACCGCTCCCTGTGGCCGGTAGCCGGCCAAGCCGGCCTGCTCTGCCCGCAGGTGCCGGAACAGTACGGCGGCATCGGCGGTGATTTCCGCCACAACGCCGTTGTGATCGAAGAGCTCGCCTATTCGGGTTTTGCGGGCCCGGCGACCGACTTTTCAGTACACAGCGACGTCTGCTGCGGCTATCTGCTGCACTACGGCACCGAGGAGCAGAAGAAAAAGTGGTTGCCGCGGATGGTCGCCGGCGAGGCCGTGTGCGCCATCGCGATGACCGAGCCCGGCACCGGCAGCGACCTGCAGGGCATTCGCACGCGCGCGATCCGTGAGGGCGATGAATACGTCATCTCCGGCCAGAAGACGTTCATCTCGAACGGCCAGATGTGCGACCTCGTGATCGCGGTCGTCAGGACCAACCCGGACGGCGGGTCGCGCGGCATGAGCCTCGTTCTGGTCGAGACCCAGCGCGAAGGCTTTCGCCACGGCCGCAACCTCGACAAGCTCGGCCATCTCTCCTCCGATACGTCGGAATTGTTCTTCGATCAGGTCCGCGTTCCCGTCAGCAACCTCCTTGGCTCGGAAGGCGGCGCGATGGCCGCGCTGATGAGCGAGTTGCCGCAGGAGCGGCTGACGATCGCGCTTCACTCGATCGCTGCCGCACAGAAAGCGTTCGACATCACCAAGGATTACGTCAGCGAACGCAAGGCGTTCGGGCAAGCTATCGGAACCTTTCAGAATACGCGCTTCAAGCTGGCCGATCTAAAATCAGATCTTCTGGTTGGCTGGGCCTATCTCGATCAGTGCCTGGCCCAGCATGTCCGCGGCGAACTCACGACCTATGCGGCGTCGACCGCGAAACTATGGACCACCGAGATGCACGGACGGCTGGTCGATCAGTGCCTGCAGTTCTTCGGCGGCTACGGTTTCATGCGCGAATACGAGATTTGTCGCCTGTTTGCGGATGCGCGGGTGCTGCGTATCTATGGCGGCACGTCGGAAATCATGCGCGAGTTGATCTCGCGCAGCCTCTGA
- a CDS encoding enoyl-CoA hydratase/isomerase family protein has protein sequence MTEPKTITVESRGAIEILTLDRPAQRNAVTPEMIADLTGYFADLHERPTTRVVILRGNGSEFSAGAELGSDAFAAPGKGRPQRQLRMQQNYSGVIRLMRSCPQPIIGLVHGAACGAGFSFLLACDVRFAAPDARMNAAYIRIGVGGCDMGSGYLLPRLVGLSVTSELLLTGRFLKAERAKEIGLVSDIVPADELLATGLEFASEMLRVSPMGLRLTKQALNVLIDAPSLDAALLMEDRQQVILLETNDHAEAVAAFRERRDPSYSDQ, from the coding sequence GTGACGGAGCCGAAAACGATCACTGTCGAAAGCCGCGGCGCGATCGAGATCCTGACATTGGATCGCCCTGCCCAGCGAAACGCGGTCACGCCGGAAATGATCGCAGATTTGACCGGCTATTTCGCTGATCTTCACGAGCGGCCGACGACGCGCGTCGTGATCCTGCGCGGCAACGGATCGGAATTTTCGGCCGGCGCCGAACTCGGATCGGATGCGTTTGCCGCGCCCGGCAAGGGACGGCCACAGCGTCAGCTCAGGATGCAACAAAACTATTCCGGCGTGATCCGCTTGATGCGGTCCTGCCCGCAGCCGATCATAGGCCTTGTCCATGGCGCCGCGTGCGGCGCCGGCTTTTCCTTCCTGCTGGCCTGCGACGTCCGCTTTGCCGCGCCGGATGCACGGATGAACGCCGCCTATATCCGCATCGGCGTCGGCGGCTGCGACATGGGCTCGGGCTACCTCCTGCCCCGGCTGGTAGGCCTTTCCGTCACGTCGGAACTGTTGCTCACGGGCCGCTTCCTCAAGGCCGAGCGGGCAAAGGAGATCGGGCTGGTCAGCGATATCGTTCCCGCAGATGAACTGCTCGCGACGGGGCTCGAATTCGCTTCCGAAATGCTGCGTGTTTCTCCGATGGGACTGCGGCTGACAAAGCAGGCGCTCAACGTCCTCATCGACGCCCCGAGCCTTGATGCGGCGCTCTTGATGGAAGACCGGCAGCAGGTGATCCTGCTGGAGACGAATGACCATGCGGAGGCCGTCGCGGCATTCCGCGAACGGCGGGATCCGTCCTACTCCGATCAATGA
- a CDS encoding SDR family oxidoreductase, which yields MKGLSGKVAVVTGGGQGIGRGLTLRLAEEGCKVAVFDINPQAGEETAKLAPQAVIKTYTVDVGDAASVGEAVAKVEAELGPIWLLVNNAGWDRPMPFLKTDKDLWDKIIRINLYGPLNTHKAVAPLMAERGGGRIVNIASDAARVGTSDEAVYSACKGGLISFTKSLARELARKNVLLNAICPGPTNTPMMATVLGEGEQAVKWKDAMVRGIPLRRMGEPEDYGGIVAMLASDDGKYITGQTISVSGGMNMI from the coding sequence TTGAAGGGCTTATCTGGAAAAGTCGCCGTGGTCACCGGCGGAGGACAGGGAATCGGGCGCGGGCTGACGCTGCGCCTGGCCGAAGAAGGCTGCAAGGTGGCGGTGTTCGACATCAACCCGCAAGCCGGCGAAGAAACAGCCAAACTCGCACCGCAAGCGGTCATCAAGACCTACACGGTGGATGTCGGAGATGCCGCCTCCGTCGGTGAAGCCGTTGCCAAGGTGGAAGCCGAGCTTGGTCCGATCTGGCTCCTGGTCAACAATGCCGGCTGGGATCGGCCGATGCCGTTCCTGAAGACCGACAAGGACCTCTGGGACAAGATCATCCGCATCAACCTCTATGGTCCCCTCAACACCCATAAGGCAGTTGCGCCCCTGATGGCCGAACGCGGCGGCGGGCGAATTGTCAACATCGCCTCCGATGCGGCGCGGGTCGGAACCAGCGACGAAGCCGTCTACTCCGCCTGCAAGGGCGGGCTGATCTCCTTCACCAAATCGCTGGCGCGCGAACTGGCGCGCAAGAACGTCCTGCTCAATGCCATCTGCCCCGGCCCGACCAACACGCCGATGATGGCCACCGTCCTTGGCGAAGGCGAGCAAGCCGTCAAATGGAAGGATGCGATGGTTCGGGGAATCCCGCTGCGGCGGATGGGAGAGCCGGAAGACTATGGCGGGATCGTTGCCATGCTGGCCTCTGACGACGGAAAATACATCACCGGACAGACCATCTCCGTCTCCGGCGGAATGAACATGATCTAA
- a CDS encoding acyl-CoA dehydrogenase family protein, with product MDRSFSNALDVAEDHAAIREGVRAVVTRFDDEYWLARDEDGEFPRQFHRAMADAGWLGITMPEEYGGSGLGVTEAAIMMHEVASHGGGMTSSSAVHINLFGPHPIVVKGTDDQKRRWVPRLVSGEDQCCFGFTEPDAGLNTTRIKTFAEKVPGGYRVHGQKVWTSTAQVADKIMLLTRTTKFEDCKRPTDGITIFYTDLDRSKIEVRRIPKMGRKAVDSNAIFIDGLFIPEADRIGEEGKGFSYILHSLNPERILVAVEAIGIGQDALRRAARYARERIVFDRPIGQNQGIQHPLAERWMYLEAAWQMATRAAWLYDNGRPCGAEANSAKFLGARAGHDAAWQAIMTHGGFGYAKEYHVERLFREVAITRLAPITEQLILSFIAEKVLDLPKSY from the coding sequence ATGGATAGATCCTTCTCCAATGCGCTCGACGTTGCCGAGGATCATGCCGCGATCCGCGAGGGCGTCCGCGCCGTCGTCACCCGCTTCGATGACGAGTACTGGCTGGCGCGCGACGAGGACGGCGAGTTTCCGAGGCAATTCCACCGCGCGATGGCGGATGCCGGCTGGCTCGGCATCACCATGCCGGAGGAATATGGCGGGTCCGGCCTTGGCGTTACCGAGGCCGCCATCATGATGCATGAGGTGGCCAGCCACGGCGGCGGCATGACGTCGTCGTCCGCCGTGCATATCAATCTGTTTGGGCCACATCCGATTGTCGTGAAGGGAACGGACGACCAGAAACGGCGCTGGGTTCCGCGCCTCGTCTCAGGCGAAGACCAATGCTGCTTCGGCTTCACAGAACCGGATGCCGGGCTGAACACTACGCGCATCAAGACCTTTGCCGAAAAGGTGCCCGGCGGCTACCGCGTCCACGGGCAGAAGGTTTGGACCTCGACCGCGCAGGTGGCCGACAAGATCATGCTGCTGACGCGGACCACCAAATTCGAGGATTGTAAACGGCCGACCGACGGCATCACCATCTTCTATACCGATCTCGATCGTTCGAAGATCGAAGTCCGCCGCATTCCGAAGATGGGCCGCAAGGCGGTGGACTCCAATGCGATCTTCATCGACGGCCTGTTCATTCCGGAAGCGGACCGGATCGGCGAGGAGGGGAAGGGATTCTCCTACATCCTGCACAGCCTCAACCCTGAAAGGATACTGGTCGCGGTCGAGGCGATCGGGATTGGGCAGGATGCGTTACGTCGGGCGGCGCGTTACGCGCGGGAACGCATCGTGTTCGACCGTCCGATCGGTCAGAACCAGGGCATTCAACATCCGTTGGCTGAGCGCTGGATGTACCTGGAGGCGGCATGGCAGATGGCGACGCGCGCCGCTTGGTTGTACGACAACGGCAGGCCCTGCGGCGCCGAAGCCAATAGCGCAAAGTTTCTGGGCGCACGCGCCGGTCACGATGCTGCATGGCAGGCCATAATGACGCATGGCGGCTTCGGCTACGCCAAGGAGTATCACGTCGAGCGGCTGTTCCGCGAAGTCGCGATCACCCGCCTTGCGCCGATCACGGAGCAGCTCATTCTGAGTTTTATTGCCGAGAAGGTACTGGACTTGCCGAAGAGCTACTGA
- a CDS encoding NADP-dependent oxidoreductase: MGALVNRQVRLVSRPRGIPQAEHFALATEPMPAPGKGEILIRNRYLSVDPAQRGWANDEGNYSAPVPLDAPMRALAVGEIIESNTPEFRTGEFAYGWFGWQTYCVATPGAVLRRVQPSALPLSANVSLLGINGLTAYLALHGVGDPKPGEHVLVSTAAGSVGSFVGQLAQIAGCRAVGLTSSAEKAALAQARYGYQDMINYREIADLAAAIRKACPDGNDIFFDNTGGSIADAAIRSMRLRGRIIQCGTAANASWTPVPTGPRPEREVLTRRLRWSGFIIFDHVGEFEIAAAHLTQFALEGKIVYDEEIMPGLEHAPGAIARLYRGENHGKLIIAVD; encoded by the coding sequence ATGGGCGCCCTTGTGAACCGACAGGTGCGGCTCGTTTCGCGGCCGCGGGGAATACCGCAGGCCGAGCATTTTGCGCTGGCGACGGAGCCGATGCCCGCGCCCGGCAAGGGTGAAATCCTGATCAGGAACCGTTACCTCTCTGTCGATCCGGCCCAACGCGGATGGGCCAATGATGAAGGGAACTACAGCGCGCCGGTGCCGCTCGACGCTCCCATGCGCGCGCTCGCCGTCGGTGAAATCATCGAGAGCAACACGCCCGAATTTCGAACCGGCGAATTCGCGTATGGTTGGTTCGGCTGGCAGACCTACTGCGTTGCAACGCCGGGCGCCGTGCTACGCCGCGTTCAACCTTCAGCCCTGCCGCTCAGCGCCAATGTGAGCCTGCTCGGCATCAACGGCCTCACGGCCTATCTCGCCTTGCACGGTGTTGGCGACCCAAAACCTGGCGAACATGTTCTGGTATCGACCGCGGCCGGCAGCGTGGGCAGTTTTGTTGGGCAACTCGCCCAGATCGCGGGTTGCCGCGCTGTCGGGCTTACCAGTTCGGCTGAGAAAGCTGCGCTCGCACAAGCCCGCTACGGCTATCAGGACATGATCAACTATCGCGAAATCGCCGACCTTGCGGCGGCGATCCGCAAGGCATGCCCTGACGGCAACGACATCTTCTTCGACAACACCGGTGGCTCGATCGCCGATGCCGCCATCCGCTCCATGCGGCTGCGCGGAAGGATCATCCAGTGCGGCACGGCGGCCAACGCCTCCTGGACACCTGTTCCCACGGGCCCGCGTCCCGAGCGGGAAGTCCTGACCCGCCGCCTGCGATGGTCGGGCTTTATCATTTTCGATCACGTTGGCGAATTCGAAATCGCAGCAGCTCACCTGACGCAGTTCGCACTCGAGGGAAAGATCGTCTACGACGAGGAAATTATGCCGGGACTCGAACACGCACCCGGCGCCATTGCCCGGCTCTATCGGGGAGAAAACCACGGCAAGCTGATCATCGCGGTCGATTAG
- a CDS encoding acyl-CoA dehydrogenase family protein: MIERTIFREEHEIFRETVRRFVDREIVPFHAKWEEDGIVPRELWLKAGAAGLLCCTVPEEYGGMGLDYLFDVVVFEELWRSGASGPGFLIHTDLVATYLLSFGTEEQKRRWLPKMVSGEAIGSLGMTEPHAGSDLKAIRTRAVRDGDDFVINGQKVFISNGQLCDFVVLATKTDSHAGAKGVTLFIVESDRPGFKRGRNLEKLGMKAQDTSELFFDNVRIPASNLLGKEGKGFAQMMTKLSQERLAQAIRSATVTETVIDWTLRYTAERSAFGQKIADFQNTQFKLADLRTKAAVARVFTDKCISLFMEGKLDPVDAAMAKMFTSELHCETVDECLQLFGGWGYMWEYPIARAYADARIVKIAGGSIEIMKTIIARQMYSQHGFALQKNGAVS, from the coding sequence ATGATCGAGCGCACGATCTTTCGCGAAGAACATGAAATTTTCCGGGAGACGGTCCGGCGCTTCGTCGATCGCGAGATCGTGCCGTTCCATGCCAAATGGGAAGAGGACGGCATCGTTCCGCGCGAGCTGTGGCTGAAGGCGGGTGCGGCCGGCCTGCTCTGCTGTACGGTGCCCGAGGAATATGGCGGGATGGGATTGGATTACCTCTTTGACGTCGTCGTCTTCGAGGAGTTGTGGCGATCCGGCGCCAGCGGGCCCGGCTTTCTGATCCATACCGACCTGGTCGCGACATATCTACTGTCCTTCGGCACCGAGGAACAAAAGCGCAGGTGGCTGCCCAAGATGGTCTCGGGCGAAGCGATCGGATCGCTCGGCATGACCGAACCTCATGCCGGCAGCGACCTCAAGGCGATCCGGACCCGCGCTGTGCGCGACGGCGACGATTTTGTCATCAACGGCCAGAAGGTCTTCATTTCCAACGGCCAGCTTTGCGACTTCGTCGTGCTCGCGACCAAGACCGACAGCCATGCCGGGGCAAAAGGAGTTACGCTGTTCATCGTCGAGAGCGACCGGCCCGGCTTCAAGCGCGGCCGGAATCTGGAAAAGCTCGGCATGAAGGCGCAGGATACGTCGGAACTGTTCTTCGACAACGTCCGCATTCCCGCAAGCAACCTGCTCGGCAAGGAGGGCAAGGGCTTTGCCCAGATGATGACCAAGCTGTCGCAGGAGCGCCTCGCCCAGGCGATCCGTTCGGCGACGGTCACCGAGACGGTCATCGACTGGACGTTGCGATATACCGCCGAGCGCAGCGCGTTCGGTCAGAAGATTGCCGATTTCCAGAACACCCAGTTCAAGCTCGCCGATCTCAGGACCAAGGCAGCCGTCGCACGCGTCTTTACCGACAAATGCATCTCGCTGTTCATGGAAGGCAAGCTCGATCCCGTGGACGCCGCAATGGCAAAAATGTTCACCTCCGAGCTTCACTGCGAGACGGTGGATGAATGCCTGCAGCTATTCGGCGGCTGGGGATATATGTGGGAATATCCGATTGCGCGGGCCTATGCGGATGCGCGGATCGTAAAAATCGCCGGAGGTTCGATCGAGATCATGAAGACGATCATCGCGCGGCAGATGTATTCGCAGCACGGATTTGCGCTGCAGAAGAACGGCGCGGTCTCGTAA
- a CDS encoding enoyl-CoA hydratase-related protein, whose protein sequence is MTDPKQFTDVIYEVRDRAAWIIINRPKVYNAFRGQTLEELIQAFHLAANDRQVASIVLTGAGEKAFCTGGDQSAHEGQYDGRGVVGLPIDELQGLIRDVPKPVIARVNGFAIGGGNVLATLCDLTIAADTAQFGQVGPKVGSVDAGWGTAFLARHVGDKKAREIWFINDRYTAEQAREMGLVNKVVPAAQLDAAVKDWTDKLAQRSPTAIALAKRSFNADSDNIRGISNFALHAVKMFYDTPESKEGVSAFNEKREPDFHKFVS, encoded by the coding sequence ATGACCGATCCAAAGCAATTTACCGACGTCATCTATGAAGTTCGCGACCGCGCGGCGTGGATCATCATCAACCGTCCGAAGGTTTACAACGCCTTCCGCGGACAAACGCTGGAGGAACTGATCCAGGCCTTCCATCTCGCAGCCAACGATCGGCAGGTGGCGAGCATCGTCCTGACCGGCGCCGGCGAAAAGGCGTTCTGTACCGGCGGCGATCAATCGGCGCATGAGGGCCAGTATGACGGCCGCGGCGTGGTGGGACTGCCGATCGATGAACTGCAGGGTCTGATCCGCGATGTGCCGAAGCCGGTGATCGCCCGCGTCAATGGCTTTGCGATCGGCGGCGGCAATGTGCTCGCGACGCTCTGCGATCTCACCATTGCGGCCGACACCGCCCAGTTCGGACAGGTTGGTCCGAAAGTCGGATCGGTCGACGCCGGCTGGGGGACGGCCTTCCTGGCGCGTCACGTCGGTGACAAGAAAGCCCGCGAGATCTGGTTCATCAACGATCGCTACACCGCCGAGCAGGCGCGCGAAATGGGCCTGGTCAACAAGGTGGTGCCGGCGGCGCAACTCGACGCTGCCGTGAAGGATTGGACCGACAAGCTGGCGCAGCGGTCGCCGACCGCCATCGCACTAGCGAAACGGTCCTTCAACGCTGATTCAGACAACATCCGCGGCATCAGCAACTTCGCCCTTCACGCGGTGAAAATGTTCTATGACACGCCTGAGTCAAAGGAAGGCGTCTCGGCGTTCAACGAGAAGCGCGAACCGGACTTCCACAAGTTCGTGTCCTGA
- a CDS encoding SDR family oxidoreductase, with amino-acid sequence MPYQSVFRPDLFKGQTIIVTGGGSGIGRCAAHELAALGANVAILGRTVEKLNEVQREIEEDGGQVMSHACDIRDDAMVVAAIEAVLAKYGRIDGLVNNAGGQFRSPLKAISTKGFEAVVRNNLTGGFIFMREVYNRWMEANGGAIVNIIADIWHGWPEFGHSAAARGGMLTLTETAACEWSGSGVRVNAVAPGGIVSSGFDTYTPEMQAKLHDFTERVPLQRFGTEAEISAAITFLLSPAGAYITGSCLRVDGGTPNARTTWKLEPHNRSVPFEGFHRSTLPEVMKRKASA; translated from the coding sequence ATGCCATATCAGTCAGTGTTCAGGCCGGATCTGTTCAAGGGGCAGACGATCATCGTGACCGGCGGTGGGAGCGGAATCGGACGCTGTGCCGCCCACGAGCTGGCGGCACTCGGTGCGAACGTGGCTATCCTTGGCCGGACGGTGGAAAAGCTCAACGAGGTACAGCGGGAGATCGAGGAGGATGGCGGACAGGTGATGAGCCACGCCTGCGACATCCGCGATGACGCCATGGTTGTGGCCGCCATCGAGGCGGTGCTCGCGAAATACGGTCGCATCGACGGTCTCGTCAACAACGCCGGCGGCCAGTTTCGCTCGCCGTTGAAGGCGATCTCCACCAAAGGGTTCGAGGCGGTCGTTCGCAACAATCTGACCGGCGGCTTCATCTTCATGCGCGAGGTTTATAACCGCTGGATGGAGGCCAATGGCGGTGCGATCGTGAACATCATCGCCGACATCTGGCATGGCTGGCCCGAATTCGGCCACTCGGCAGCCGCCCGCGGCGGCATGCTGACCCTGACCGAAACGGCCGCTTGCGAATGGTCGGGATCGGGCGTGCGCGTCAATGCGGTGGCGCCAGGCGGCATCGTGTCGAGCGGCTTCGACACCTACACGCCGGAAATGCAGGCGAAGCTGCATGACTTCACCGAGCGCGTGCCGCTGCAGCGCTTTGGAACGGAAGCGGAAATATCCGCGGCCATCACCTTCCTGCTTTCGCCGGCGGGCGCTTATATCACCGGCTCCTGCCTCCGCGTCGACGGCGGAACGCCGAATGCACGCACGACATGGAAACTGGAACCGCATAACCGCAGCGTGCCGTTCGAAGGCTTCCACCGCTCAACGCTGCCCGAAGTGATGAAGCGGAAGGCCAGCGCGTAA
- a CDS encoding CoA ester lyase encodes MKLRSLLFVPADSERKYTKATGVGADALILDLEDSVAPGRKAFARDAVKALLGDGERGWSFLVRINPFGTGLTLEDLAAVVRPGLDGILVPKVNGIEDVDLVSHYVDVLEVATGISPGHVKLLVVATETPAAMIGFNGYARKNKRLVAMTWGAEDLGAALGALTNKEADGSWTFPYQVARAQCLFAAGAAGAAALETLYADFKDQNGLAESCKVARRDGFVGRIAIHPDQVATINTCFTPSEADLEHARRVVAAFAANPEIGTVGIDGKMYDMPHLVAARRTLASVGEGGFDG; translated from the coding sequence ATGAAGCTGCGCTCGCTTCTCTTTGTGCCGGCTGACAGCGAACGGAAATACACCAAGGCCACCGGCGTGGGCGCCGACGCACTGATCCTTGACCTCGAGGATTCGGTTGCGCCGGGCCGAAAGGCCTTTGCCCGTGATGCTGTCAAGGCGCTTCTGGGGGACGGGGAGAGGGGCTGGTCGTTCCTGGTCCGGATCAACCCGTTCGGCACAGGCCTTACGCTGGAAGATCTGGCGGCGGTGGTCCGCCCGGGCCTCGACGGCATTCTCGTTCCCAAGGTCAACGGCATCGAGGATGTCGATCTCGTGTCGCACTATGTCGACGTGCTTGAGGTGGCCACGGGCATCTCGCCCGGCCACGTCAAGCTGCTGGTCGTCGCGACCGAAACGCCAGCCGCGATGATTGGTTTCAACGGCTATGCGCGCAAGAACAAGCGCCTGGTGGCGATGACCTGGGGCGCGGAGGATCTAGGCGCGGCGCTGGGCGCGCTCACCAACAAGGAAGCGGACGGAAGCTGGACGTTCCCCTATCAGGTGGCACGGGCGCAATGTCTGTTCGCTGCCGGCGCTGCCGGCGCCGCGGCGCTTGAAACCCTGTATGCGGATTTCAAGGATCAGAACGGACTTGCGGAAAGCTGCAAGGTCGCGCGCCGTGACGGATTTGTCGGCCGGATCGCGATCCATCCAGACCAGGTCGCAACCATCAATACCTGCTTCACGCCGTCGGAAGCCGATCTCGAACATGCGCGCCGTGTCGTCGCCGCATTCGCCGCCAATCCCGAGATCGGAACGGTCGGGATCGACGGCAAGATGTACGACATGCCGCATCTGGTCGCCGCGCGTCGAACGTTGGCTTCGGTCGGGGAGGGAGGTTTCGATGGATAG
- a CDS encoding MaoC family dehydratase codes for MAGLFFEQFSVGQTFVHEIRRTVTDMDNILFSSLTYNPAAVHIDHEYAKGTEFGKPLMNSIFTLGLVIGLSVQDTTLGTTVGNLGMEDTKFPRPVFGGDTLRAETKVVSLRESKSRPTQGIVTFEHRGFNQHDEEVVYCRRNALMMRQPK; via the coding sequence ATGGCGGGGCTCTTTTTCGAACAGTTTTCCGTCGGACAGACGTTTGTCCATGAAATCCGGCGCACGGTCACGGACATGGACAACATCCTGTTCTCGTCGCTGACCTACAACCCGGCGGCGGTGCATATCGACCACGAATACGCCAAGGGCACGGAGTTCGGAAAGCCGCTGATGAATTCGATCTTCACGCTCGGCTTGGTCATCGGGCTGTCGGTCCAGGATACGACGCTGGGAACCACCGTCGGCAATTTGGGAATGGAGGACACGAAGTTCCCCCGTCCGGTATTCGGCGGCGATACGCTGCGCGCCGAAACCAAGGTGGTATCATTGCGCGAAAGCAAATCGCGTCCGACGCAGGGCATCGTGACATTCGAGCATCGCGGGTTCAATCAGCACGATGAGGAAGTGGTCTACTGCCGCAGGAACGCGTTGATGATGAGGCAACCAAAATGA
- a CDS encoding 3-keto-5-aminohexanoate cleavage protein: protein MASHKVIISCAVTGSIHTPSMSPHLPVTPAEIAESALGAAAAGAAIVHLHARNPADGRPDQSPEAFEPFLRVIKQSSNVVVNLTTGGSPYMTVEERVRPAATWKPEVASLNMGSMNFGLFPMLKRYKSFKHDWEPQMLEGSHDLVFRNSFKDIRYALETLNGSGARYEFECYDTSHLYSLHYFWTEGLVKAPLFIQTCFGLLGGIGSHPDDVMHMKRTADRLFGDNYRWSVLGAGRAQMQVAAMAAAMGGNVRIGLEDSLWIGAGRLAQTNAEQVTQVRKIIEGLGLEIASPDEAREILQLKGGDKVAF, encoded by the coding sequence ATGGCGTCGCACAAGGTCATCATTTCCTGCGCGGTTACCGGATCGATCCACACGCCCTCGATGTCGCCGCATCTGCCGGTGACGCCTGCCGAGATTGCCGAGTCAGCCCTCGGTGCCGCGGCAGCGGGGGCCGCGATCGTCCATCTCCACGCGCGCAATCCGGCCGACGGCCGGCCGGATCAATCGCCGGAAGCCTTCGAGCCGTTTCTGCGCGTCATCAAGCAGAGCTCCAACGTCGTCGTGAACCTGACGACCGGCGGCTCGCCCTATATGACCGTGGAGGAGCGCGTGCGACCGGCCGCGACCTGGAAGCCGGAGGTCGCGAGCCTCAACATGGGGTCGATGAATTTCGGCCTGTTCCCGATGCTGAAGCGCTACAAGTCGTTCAAGCACGACTGGGAGCCGCAGATGCTGGAGGGCTCCCACGATCTCGTCTTCCGCAACTCGTTCAAGGATATCCGCTACGCGCTGGAGACACTGAACGGCTCGGGCGCGCGCTACGAGTTCGAATGTTACGACACCAGCCACCTCTATAGCCTGCACTATTTCTGGACCGAAGGCCTCGTCAAGGCACCCTTGTTCATCCAGACCTGCTTCGGGCTTCTCGGCGGCATCGGCTCGCACCCGGACGACGTCATGCACATGAAGCGCACGGCCGACCGCCTGTTCGGCGACAACTACCGCTGGTCGGTTCTCGGCGCCGGCCGTGCCCAGATGCAGGTCGCCGCGATGGCTGCGGCAATGGGCGGTAACGTCCGGATCGGGCTCGAGGACAGTCTGTGGATCGGCGCGGGCCGCCTCGCCCAGACCAATGCCGAGCAGGTGACGCAGGTCCGCAAGATCATCGAAGGCCTTGGGCTCGAGATCGCGAGCCCGGACGAGGCAAGGGAAATTCTCCAGCTCAAGGGCGGCGACAAGGTCGCCTTCTAG